A portion of the Acidobacteriaceae bacterium genome contains these proteins:
- a CDS encoding TolC family protein: MSERTSRATSRRGLRLSALALAAAAVSALPAAAQMPGQSSSSQSNSTSSIQAVQGVQAQLNQQGPSVTPSAGTNDPSYRGSIVRDKATAGVLDLTLDDAIQRGMRNNLGVVLQSANMRQANGQRLQDLQHLLPTVSAGASYELQQINLAAYGLSFPGINSIVGPFQVFDFRAYLTQNLVNMQALENFISSKHNFEAAKLTAQDARDLVVLSVGNAYLLCIADQSRIDAVKAQLQTAQVSLNQAQDNHEAGTAPRLDVLRAQVDLQNEQQQLIQTTNSLEKDKLALARAIGLPLDQKYTLTDTAPFQSLDTPDPNAAFQSALSQRKDLAAAAEQLKGAASAKKAATYEQLPTLAVSGDYGDQGTTPAHSHGTFSATGTVSTDVLKFAQMKGDREVASAQYDQAQAKLSDQVQQVNADVRNSILDIQTAAKLVDVTKSNVDLAKEALSEAQQRYKVGVADSLPVSQAQTQYEQANDQYISALYQHNIAKLALARALGVAATNSKNYLGGK; encoded by the coding sequence ATGTCTGAAAGAACTTCTCGAGCAACCAGCAGGCGCGGTTTGCGGCTAAGTGCATTGGCGCTCGCTGCCGCTGCTGTTTCGGCGTTGCCCGCAGCGGCGCAGATGCCTGGGCAGAGCTCCTCTTCGCAGAGCAACTCGACCAGCTCCATCCAGGCGGTGCAGGGTGTACAGGCGCAGCTAAATCAGCAGGGCCCCTCGGTGACCCCGAGTGCTGGCACAAACGACCCGTCGTATCGCGGCTCGATCGTGCGCGATAAGGCGACGGCTGGCGTGCTGGATTTGACGCTGGACGATGCGATTCAGCGCGGTATGCGGAATAACCTCGGAGTCGTGCTGCAAAGCGCGAACATGAGGCAGGCCAACGGCCAGCGTCTACAGGACCTGCAGCATCTGTTGCCGACAGTATCCGCCGGGGCAAGCTATGAGCTGCAGCAGATCAATCTGGCTGCATACGGCCTCTCCTTTCCAGGGATCAACTCGATCGTTGGACCGTTTCAAGTCTTCGACTTTCGCGCTTATCTGACGCAGAATCTTGTGAACATGCAGGCGCTGGAGAACTTCATCTCTTCGAAGCACAACTTCGAAGCCGCCAAGCTGACCGCACAGGATGCTCGCGATCTGGTGGTGCTTTCTGTCGGCAACGCCTATCTGCTCTGCATTGCAGACCAGTCGCGCATCGACGCGGTCAAGGCCCAACTTCAGACCGCACAGGTTTCGCTGAACCAGGCGCAGGACAACCATGAGGCCGGCACCGCGCCGCGGCTCGACGTGCTGCGCGCACAGGTTGACCTTCAGAACGAGCAGCAGCAGTTGATCCAGACGACGAACTCGCTGGAGAAAGACAAGCTGGCGCTCGCACGGGCCATCGGTCTTCCGCTGGATCAGAAGTACACGCTGACCGATACCGCTCCGTTCCAGTCCCTCGATACTCCGGACCCGAACGCTGCGTTCCAGTCTGCACTGAGCCAGCGCAAGGACCTTGCAGCGGCTGCAGAGCAGTTGAAGGGTGCGGCATCGGCGAAGAAAGCTGCAACCTATGAGCAGCTTCCGACTCTGGCTGTCTCAGGCGACTATGGTGATCAGGGAACGACCCCCGCGCACTCGCACGGAACGTTTTCGGCTACTGGAACGGTTTCAACCGACGTTTTGAAGTTCGCCCAGATGAAGGGTGACCGTGAAGTGGCAAGCGCACAGTACGATCAGGCGCAGGCTAAACTTTCGGATCAGGTTCAGCAGGTGAACGCCGACGTTCGCAACTCGATCCTCGATATCCAGACGGCTGCAAAGCTGGTGGATGTGACGAAGAGCAACGTCGATCTGGCAAAGGAAGCTTTGTCGGAAGCGCAACAACGTTACAAGGTGGGCGTGGCTGATTCTCTGCCGGTATCGCAGGCGCAGACGCAGTACGAACAGGCAAACGATCAGTACATCAGTGCGCTATACCAGCACAATATTGCAAAGCTCGCGCTGGCGCGGGCGTTGGGTGTAGCGGCAACGAATTCGAAGAACTATCTCGGAGGAAAGTAA
- a CDS encoding HlyD family secretion protein, producing the protein MADNNEQQKQPEGTQTAQISGTVQIQPQGGHGDQSQGQPKDDKNDQPKEENPEKSSRRKVIIIGVVILLVLGALFFYWRSTFTEDTDDAQVDGDLYQVSARVAGQVIHVDVQDQQLVHAGDPIAELDPKDLQVALEQAEANLASAQAEYVQDSTNVPITSTNVHTDILTSGSGVANSLAAVQQAEANAQAARSRIAQNKANALKAKIDVDRYTPLVAKDVISKQQYDQAVATATATQAQLDEAERSAAASQEEVRAAQARLSQARSQASQSQQNAPGQVKVQQAKAQAALASVQQAQARVDQAKLNLGYAKIVAPIDGIVSKKNVDVGENLAVGQDLLTVVPLNGLWVTANFKETQLAKMHTGQEVDLDVDALGGRHFRGKLTQIGGATGSRLSLFPPENATGNYVKVVQRIPVRIDFTNLDEENKDHALRPGMSVTPDVRVK; encoded by the coding sequence GTGGCGGATAATAACGAGCAGCAAAAGCAGCCGGAAGGCACGCAAACCGCGCAGATCTCAGGCACTGTCCAGATCCAGCCGCAGGGCGGACATGGCGACCAGTCGCAGGGACAGCCTAAGGATGACAAGAACGACCAGCCGAAGGAAGAGAACCCTGAGAAGAGCTCGCGGCGTAAGGTCATCATCATTGGCGTGGTAATCCTTCTTGTTCTCGGTGCCTTGTTCTTCTACTGGCGCTCAACGTTCACAGAAGATACGGATGACGCGCAGGTAGATGGCGATCTGTATCAGGTGAGCGCACGTGTTGCCGGTCAGGTGATCCACGTCGACGTGCAGGATCAGCAGCTTGTTCATGCTGGCGACCCGATCGCAGAGCTCGACCCGAAGGATCTTCAGGTTGCACTCGAGCAGGCGGAAGCCAACCTTGCTTCGGCTCAGGCCGAGTACGTGCAGGATTCGACGAACGTGCCGATCACCAGCACCAACGTGCATACGGACATCCTGACCAGCGGTTCGGGCGTGGCCAACAGCCTCGCTGCGGTGCAGCAGGCAGAGGCCAATGCGCAGGCAGCTCGCTCGCGCATCGCACAGAACAAGGCCAACGCGCTGAAGGCGAAGATCGACGTGGATCGTTACACGCCGCTCGTCGCCAAGGACGTGATCTCCAAGCAGCAGTACGATCAGGCTGTGGCGACCGCGACCGCAACGCAGGCTCAGCTTGACGAAGCAGAGCGTTCGGCAGCGGCTTCTCAGGAAGAAGTTCGCGCCGCTCAGGCTCGTCTGTCTCAGGCCCGCTCGCAGGCTTCCCAGTCCCAGCAGAACGCGCCCGGACAGGTCAAGGTGCAGCAGGCTAAGGCCCAGGCGGCTCTGGCTTCCGTGCAGCAGGCCCAGGCCCGCGTCGATCAGGCCAAGCTGAACCTCGGCTACGCCAAGATCGTTGCTCCGATTGATGGCATCGTCTCCAAGAAGAACGTGGACGTTGGCGAGAACCTCGCTGTCGGCCAGGATCTGCTGACGGTTGTTCCGCTGAACGGTCTGTGGGTCACGGCGAACTTCAAGGAAACGCAGCTGGCCAAGATGCACACCGGTCAGGAAGTGGATCTCGACGTCGATGCCCTCGGCGGCCGTCACTTCCGTGGCAAGTTGACGCAGATTGGCGGCGCAACTGGTTCGCGTCTCAGCCTCTTCCCGCCGGAGAACGCAACCGGTAACTACGTGAAGGTTGTGCAGCGTATTCCCGTTCGCATCGACTTCACCAACCTCGATGAAGAGAACAAGGACCATGCTCTTCGCCCAGGTATGAGTGTTACCCCGGACGTTCGTGTGAAATAG
- a CDS encoding DNA starvation/stationary phase protection protein, producing the protein MAVALKKVEDKNDFVTQNWHQKAREIQKFGEVSADLPHRLNAKVRSAMCAKMNQLLADSISLRDMYKKHHWQVAGPTFYSLHLLFDKHFEEQVEIVDTIAERIQLLGGVSIAMGGDVAELTKIPAPPRGREELPVQISRLLEAHKLIMQDCHDIAEAADEAGDDGTNDMVVSDVLRPNELQSWFIGQHLVDMPLTHAE; encoded by the coding sequence ATGGCAGTCGCGCTGAAGAAGGTTGAAGACAAAAACGATTTTGTAACGCAGAACTGGCACCAGAAAGCTCGCGAAATTCAGAAGTTTGGCGAAGTCTCGGCAGACCTGCCGCATCGCCTGAACGCGAAGGTTCGCTCGGCCATGTGCGCAAAGATGAACCAGCTGCTGGCAGACTCCATCTCGCTCCGTGATATGTACAAAAAACATCACTGGCAGGTGGCTGGCCCAACGTTTTACTCACTGCATCTGCTGTTCGACAAGCACTTCGAAGAGCAGGTTGAGATCGTCGACACCATTGCAGAGCGCATCCAGCTTCTAGGTGGTGTCTCCATCGCCATGGGCGGGGATGTCGCCGAGTTGACCAAGATTCCGGCTCCTCCGCGCGGTCGCGAAGAGCTTCCGGTGCAGATTTCGCGTCTGCTCGAAGCTCACAAGCTGATCATGCAGGACTGCCACGACATCGCAGAAGCGGCCGACGAAGCTGGCGATGACGGTACGAACGACATGGTCGTCTCCGACGTTCTTCGTCCAAACGAGCTGCAGAGCTGGTTTATCGGTCAGCATCTGGTTGATATGCCGCTCACCCACGCCGAATAA
- a CDS encoding VTT domain-containing protein, which translates to MIWTMRLFAHHAYAVLFGWVLVEQAGVPVPSFPILIAVGTMSAAHKLHVSYSILIILLACFISDSLWFFLGKRYGARVLELLCKFSLEAATCVTKTQGTVGKRGALTLLFSKWVPGINTVAAPIVGQAGISYRTFVLYDMLGSLGWAAGWLFAGRFFGDLVRRSHEIFGLMVHHIVAITVVVTLAVLVYRYVRRRLFLNELRGLRLEPGQLMAMMGDADREGNLPPFIVDLRHPIDVREDPETLPGALRISPDDLVNSKALIPGGRDIVLYCTCPSEETSARIALKLRKMGVRRVRPLRGGLQGWRDAGYPVDGI; encoded by the coding sequence ATGATCTGGACGATGCGGTTGTTTGCGCATCACGCATACGCGGTACTGTTCGGCTGGGTTCTGGTCGAGCAAGCGGGTGTGCCTGTGCCTTCCTTCCCGATCCTCATCGCGGTCGGCACGATGAGCGCGGCGCACAAACTGCACGTGTCGTACTCGATTCTGATCATCCTGCTGGCGTGCTTTATCTCGGACTCTCTCTGGTTTTTCCTCGGAAAACGTTACGGGGCACGCGTTCTGGAGCTGCTCTGCAAGTTCTCGCTGGAAGCCGCAACCTGCGTAACGAAAACTCAGGGAACGGTGGGCAAGCGTGGCGCTCTGACGTTGCTCTTCTCCAAATGGGTGCCGGGCATCAACACAGTGGCCGCTCCGATCGTCGGGCAGGCGGGAATCTCCTACCGGACATTTGTTCTGTACGACATGCTCGGCTCGCTGGGCTGGGCCGCTGGCTGGCTCTTTGCGGGTCGCTTCTTTGGCGACCTCGTTCGCCGCTCGCATGAGATCTTCGGGCTCATGGTGCATCACATCGTGGCTATCACCGTCGTGGTTACGCTGGCTGTGCTGGTTTATCGTTATGTGCGCCGTCGCCTCTTCCTGAACGAACTACGTGGTCTGCGGTTGGAGCCAGGGCAGCTCATGGCGATGATGGGCGATGCAGACCGTGAAGGCAATCTGCCGCCATTCATCGTCGATCTGCGCCATCCCATCGACGTTCGAGAAGACCCCGAAACACTGCCCGGCGCGCTTCGCATCTCGCCGGACGATCTGGTGAACTCAAAAGCGCTTATCCCTGGCGGGCGTGACATCGTTCTTTACTGCACCTGCCCAAGCGAGGAGACCAGTGCCCGGATCGCATTGAAACTACGCAAGATGGGCGTTCGAAGGGTTCGCCCGCTTCGCGGCGGCCTGCAGGGGTGGCGCGATGCGGGCTATCCGGTCGATGGAATTTGA
- a CDS encoding energy transducer TonB, whose amino-acid sequence MFENSLMESAAVSAPQSRWPAVFSVTLQLAFAAALLSIPLLHPATLTMLPRAVTLAVPPLPRPPIVIPQVMPVVQAAMVSAASALAAPGIERLNQPLIHAQPAAALSDAPPVLNPSLPFGEASGSSDALRNVMPGGGGAVTSAIATTGTGNGTRGTASKPAAISSGVSAGLLLEAIRPEYPAIARAARQSGVVRVTATITAAGRVENVRAVSGPAMLQLAATQAVRAARYRPYMLNGQPTAVEATFDINFRLNE is encoded by the coding sequence GTGTTTGAGAACTCATTAATGGAGTCCGCTGCCGTTTCGGCCCCGCAATCCCGGTGGCCCGCCGTCTTTTCTGTAACCCTGCAGCTTGCGTTTGCCGCTGCCCTTCTTTCCATTCCACTGCTGCACCCGGCCACGCTGACGATGCTTCCCCGAGCCGTGACGCTGGCGGTTCCGCCGCTGCCGAGGCCGCCGATTGTGATTCCGCAGGTGATGCCCGTGGTGCAGGCTGCGATGGTTTCAGCAGCGAGTGCGCTCGCTGCGCCAGGTATTGAACGGCTCAATCAGCCGCTCATTCACGCGCAACCGGCTGCAGCTCTCAGCGATGCGCCGCCGGTGCTAAACCCGTCGCTCCCCTTCGGTGAGGCGAGTGGGTCTTCTGACGCGCTGCGCAATGTGATGCCTGGCGGAGGTGGAGCAGTCACAAGCGCGATCGCTACGACGGGCACGGGCAACGGTACGCGAGGCACAGCGAGCAAACCTGCTGCGATCTCCAGCGGCGTTTCGGCGGGGTTGCTGCTTGAGGCGATACGGCCTGAGTATCCTGCGATTGCCCGTGCGGCGAGGCAGAGCGGAGTGGTTCGTGTGACAGCGACCATCACCGCAGCAGGGCGTGTCGAAAACGTACGAGCGGTCAGCGGGCCAGCGATGCTGCAATTGGCGGCGACGCAGGCTGTCCGCGCGGCACGCTATCGCCCGTACATGCTGAACGGGCAGCCCACGGCCGTGGAGGCGACGTTCGATATCAACTTCAGATTGAACGAGTAA
- a CDS encoding heparan-alpha-glucosaminide N-acetyltransferase domain-containing protein — protein sequence MRAEAIDTEESCVVPVAEIVDHQEMVEVQPEQQLGEVHRKKPRVLSVDMLRGLTMALMILANNPGDWGHVFPQLDHATWNGWTLTDLIFPSFLLLMGVAMVFSLASRATKSRGSMARHIFSRAGRLMLLALVLSFFPRMDWHSLRYFGVLPRIAACFLLAGLILLFTRRMRALAAIVAVLLVGYWALLRFTALPHHGQPGTWMPFLDPVDNLAAHVDRIVVGFTQHWLHTGVLFDHTSDPEGVVSTLGALATTLIGAMCGVWMRRSTVKQMRLGLLVAGAALVAAGEVWSIWYPINKSLWTGTYALLSAGFCMLALGVCSLLVDGHAGRWPNWLRWTTWPWFVFGSNAIVAYVFSEAFVKAMIFVRIADADGDLHTLWTRIYEGVFARQQSTEWTSLAFAFCYVCFCFLPCWALWHKKIFVKI from the coding sequence ATGCGTGCTGAAGCGATAGACACCGAAGAGAGTTGCGTTGTTCCCGTGGCCGAGATCGTAGATCATCAAGAGATGGTCGAAGTGCAACCGGAGCAGCAGCTAGGGGAAGTTCACCGCAAGAAGCCGCGCGTGCTTTCCGTCGACATGCTGCGAGGCCTCACCATGGCGCTGATGATCCTGGCCAATAACCCCGGGGACTGGGGCCACGTCTTTCCCCAACTGGATCATGCCACGTGGAACGGATGGACGCTCACCGACCTCATCTTCCCCTCGTTTCTGCTGCTCATGGGCGTCGCGATGGTCTTCTCGCTGGCCTCGCGTGCGACGAAGAGCCGCGGCAGTATGGCCCGGCATATCTTCAGCCGCGCAGGGCGTCTGATGCTGCTGGCGCTTGTGCTCTCGTTCTTCCCACGCATGGACTGGCACAGCTTGCGCTACTTCGGCGTACTGCCACGCATCGCAGCCTGTTTTCTGCTCGCGGGGCTGATCCTGCTCTTCACGCGAAGAATGCGCGCTCTTGCCGCGATCGTCGCTGTGTTGCTCGTAGGCTACTGGGCCCTGTTGCGCTTTACGGCGCTTCCGCACCATGGCCAGCCGGGCACATGGATGCCGTTTCTTGACCCCGTCGATAACCTCGCCGCACACGTCGACCGCATCGTGGTGGGCTTCACGCAGCATTGGCTGCACACCGGCGTCCTCTTTGACCACACCAGCGACCCCGAAGGTGTGGTCAGCACCCTGGGCGCGTTGGCGACCACGCTGATCGGGGCGATGTGCGGTGTCTGGATGCGGCGAAGCACCGTAAAGCAGATGCGTCTCGGCCTGCTGGTTGCGGGGGCCGCGCTCGTTGCTGCGGGAGAGGTTTGGTCTATCTGGTACCCGATCAATAAGTCGCTCTGGACAGGCACGTACGCTCTTCTCAGCGCAGGTTTCTGCATGCTGGCACTCGGTGTATGTTCGCTACTGGTTGACGGCCACGCCGGTCGGTGGCCCAACTGGTTGCGTTGGACGACGTGGCCCTGGTTTGTCTTCGGCTCCAACGCCATCGTGGCCTACGTCTTCTCGGAGGCGTTCGTAAAAGCAATGATTTTCGTTCGTATCGCCGATGCCGATGGCGATCTGCACACGTTGTGGACGAGAATCTATGAAGGCGTCTTCGCACGCCAGCAATCCACGGAGTGGACTTCGCTGGCGTTTGCGTTTTGCTATGTGTGCTTCTGCTTCCTGCCTTGTTGGGCGCTGTGGCACAAGAAAATTTTTGTGAAGATTTGA
- a CDS encoding UbiD family decarboxylase, protein MAFESLREWIDALDRAGELKRVKAEVSPVLEMGEIADRAAKSGKGTARPGGPALLFENVKGYKGARVLMNQYGSERRMKLALDTHSFDAIAERIETLLHPVPPTSLVDKLKMLPKLAEIGSFFPKVVSAKNAPCKQVVLTGDQIDLLKFPILTTWPHDGGPFITLPCVHTKDPKTGKRNVGMYRMHVYDGKTTGMHWQRQKVAAEHFRDHLRAATDNVLGSIDLMAQTAGGTTAALDPAATPQHVVSKIRGSRMEVAVAIGTDPTLTFAAVVPAPPEVEEYLIAGFLRGKPVELVKCETVDLEVPAHAEIILEGYVELGELRTEGPFGDHTGFYTMEDEYPVFHITCITHRKDPIYAATIVGKPPMEDAWMAKAIERIFLPLMKLTLPEIVDVNLPFEGVAHNLMLVSIKKSYAGQARKVMNGIWAMGQAMFTKCIVVVDEDCDVQDVPEVVLRVANNIDPERDIQFTLGPVDTLDHASRLPNFGSKMGIDATRKWPAEGFTRRWPQMVAMPEAVKQRVAKICDDLGI, encoded by the coding sequence GTGGCGTTTGAATCGCTTCGTGAATGGATAGACGCTCTGGATCGTGCGGGCGAGTTGAAGCGCGTGAAGGCCGAAGTTTCGCCTGTGCTCGAGATGGGCGAGATCGCCGACCGCGCCGCAAAATCGGGTAAGGGAACCGCGCGCCCCGGCGGTCCTGCGCTACTTTTTGAAAACGTGAAGGGTTACAAGGGCGCACGCGTCCTCATGAACCAGTACGGCTCCGAACGCCGCATGAAGCTCGCGCTCGATACCCACTCCTTCGACGCCATCGCCGAGCGCATCGAGACGCTGCTGCACCCCGTGCCGCCCACCTCGCTCGTCGACAAGCTGAAGATGCTTCCGAAGCTCGCCGAGATCGGCTCGTTCTTCCCCAAGGTCGTCAGCGCGAAGAACGCACCGTGCAAGCAAGTCGTGCTGACCGGTGACCAGATCGACCTCCTCAAGTTCCCGATCCTCACCACCTGGCCACACGATGGCGGCCCGTTCATCACGCTGCCCTGCGTCCACACCAAGGACCCCAAGACCGGCAAGCGCAACGTTGGCATGTACCGCATGCACGTCTACGACGGCAAGACCACCGGCATGCACTGGCAGCGCCAGAAGGTCGCAGCCGAACACTTCCGCGATCATCTCCGCGCCGCTACCGACAACGTCCTCGGCTCCATCGACCTGATGGCGCAGACCGCCGGCGGCACCACCGCTGCGCTCGACCCCGCAGCCACGCCGCAGCACGTCGTCAGCAAGATCCGCGGCTCCCGCATGGAGGTCGCCGTCGCCATCGGCACTGACCCCACGCTCACCTTCGCGGCAGTCGTCCCGGCACCGCCCGAGGTCGAGGAGTACCTCATCGCCGGCTTCCTCCGCGGCAAGCCCGTCGAACTCGTGAAGTGCGAAACCGTGGACCTCGAAGTCCCCGCCCACGCCGAAATCATCCTCGAAGGCTACGTCGAACTCGGCGAACTCCGCACCGAAGGCCCCTTCGGCGACCACACCGGCTTCTACACCATGGAAGACGAGTACCCCGTCTTCCACATCACCTGCATCACGCACCGCAAAGACCCCATCTACGCCGCCACCATCGTCGGCAAACCGCCCATGGAAGACGCCTGGATGGCCAAGGCAATCGAGCGCATCTTCCTCCCGCTCATGAAGCTCACGCTCCCCGAAATCGTCGACGTGAACCTCCCCTTCGAAGGCGTCGCGCACAACCTCATGCTCGTCTCCATCAAGAAGAGCTATGCTGGCCAGGCACGCAAGGTGATGAACGGCATCTGGGCGATGGGGCAGGCAATGTTCACGAAATGCATCGTCGTCGTGGACGAAGACTGCGACGTGCAGGACGTCCCCGAGGTCGTGCTCCGCGTAGCCAACAACATCGACCCCGAGCGCGACATCCAGTTCACGCTAGGCCCCGTCGACACACTAGACCACGCCTCGCGCCTACCGAACTTCGGGAGCAAGATGGGCATCGACGCCACGCGCAAGTGGCCCGCCGAAGGCTTCACCCGCCGCTGGCCCCAAATGGTAGCCATGCCCGAAGCCGTCAAACAGCGCGTAGCGAAAATCTGCGACGACTTAGGTATCTAG
- the mtnP gene encoding S-methyl-5'-thioadenosine phosphorylase — translation MAQAEIGIIGGSGLYGMAGLTDVHEEKISTPFGDPSDPLVFGTLEGRKVVFLARHGKGHRILPSELNFRANIYAMKAAGVKSILSISAVGSLKEEHKPTDFVVPDQFIDRTFARNATFFGEGVVGHVAFGDPVCHIVVDTFVKACEEVGLVVKRGGTYVCMEGPQFSTRAESNLYRSWGADVIGMTNLQEAKLAREAEISYATLAMVTDYDCWYEGHDDVTVEQVIAVAHQNAANAQNVVKAAVRLMPADLSASPAQTAAKFSIMTDKSTIPAETKKKLDVLFGKYF, via the coding sequence TTGGCACAGGCAGAAATTGGCATCATCGGCGGCAGCGGCCTCTACGGCATGGCAGGACTCACCGACGTCCACGAAGAAAAGATCAGCACCCCCTTCGGCGACCCCTCTGACCCTCTCGTCTTCGGCACCCTCGAAGGCCGCAAGGTCGTCTTCCTCGCGCGCCACGGCAAGGGCCACCGCATCCTCCCCAGCGAGCTCAACTTCCGCGCGAACATCTACGCGATGAAGGCCGCTGGCGTGAAGTCGATCCTCTCCATCTCGGCCGTCGGCTCGCTCAAGGAAGAGCACAAGCCCACAGACTTCGTCGTGCCCGACCAGTTCATCGACCGTACCTTCGCGCGCAACGCCACCTTCTTCGGTGAAGGCGTCGTCGGCCACGTTGCCTTCGGCGACCCCGTCTGCCACATCGTCGTCGACACCTTCGTGAAGGCCTGCGAAGAGGTTGGCCTCGTCGTCAAGCGCGGCGGCACCTACGTCTGCATGGAAGGCCCGCAGTTCTCCACGCGCGCCGAGTCGAACCTCTATCGCTCGTGGGGCGCAGACGTCATCGGCATGACCAACCTGCAGGAAGCCAAGCTCGCTCGCGAAGCAGAAATCAGCTACGCGACGCTCGCCATGGTCACCGACTACGACTGCTGGTACGAAGGCCATGACGACGTCACCGTCGAGCAGGTCATCGCCGTCGCTCATCAGAACGCTGCGAACGCACAGAACGTTGTGAAGGCTGCCGTCCGACTGATGCCTGCCGACCTCAGCGCCTCGCCCGCACAGACCGCAGCGAAGTTCTCCATCATGACCGACAAGAGCACCATCCCAGCAGAGACGAAGAAGAAGCTCGACGTCCTCTTCGGCAAATACTTCTAA
- a CDS encoding PfkB family carbohydrate kinase, with protein sequence MSILVVGSVAFDSLETPSGKRERVLGGAATHFSLAASFFTDVRVVGVVGEDFSEANEKVMLDKGIDTRGIERAEGKSFHWTGSYLTDLNAADTLATDLNVFASFEPKIPTEYNDSEFLFLANIDPVLQLDVRKKMPGVKMVAGDTMNYWIAAHREKLLPVLAELDVLLINDGEARLLTGEANTLRAAEKVLELGPKTVIIKFGEYGSAAFFSERSFGDGIKRAPFRVHTLLLDEVVDPTGAGDSFAGGFYGYIASQGKLTPEVFKTAMFYGSVMGSFAVERFGTERLENTTKADIDARFQQLRELSHL encoded by the coding sequence ATGTCCATTCTCGTTGTAGGTTCCGTCGCGTTCGACTCACTCGAAACCCCCAGCGGTAAGCGCGAGCGCGTGCTCGGCGGCGCTGCCACTCACTTCTCGCTCGCTGCCAGCTTCTTCACCGACGTCCGCGTCGTTGGCGTCGTCGGCGAAGACTTCTCCGAAGCCAATGAGAAGGTCATGCTCGACAAGGGCATCGACACCCGCGGCATCGAGCGCGCCGAAGGCAAGAGCTTCCACTGGACCGGCTCCTACCTCACCGATCTCAACGCCGCCGACACCCTCGCGACCGACCTCAACGTCTTCGCCAGCTTCGAGCCGAAGATCCCCACCGAGTACAACGACTCCGAGTTCCTCTTCCTCGCCAACATCGACCCCGTCCTCCAGCTCGACGTGCGCAAGAAGATGCCCGGCGTCAAGATGGTCGCCGGCGACACCATGAACTACTGGATCGCCGCGCACCGCGAGAAGCTCCTGCCCGTCCTCGCTGAACTCGACGTGCTGCTCATCAACGACGGCGAAGCCCGCCTCCTCACCGGCGAAGCGAACACCCTCCGCGCCGCTGAGAAGGTCCTCGAACTCGGCCCCAAGACCGTCATCATCAAGTTCGGCGAGTACGGCTCGGCCGCGTTCTTCTCCGAGCGCAGCTTCGGTGACGGCATCAAGCGCGCCCCGTTCCGCGTGCACACGCTGCTGCTCGACGAAGTCGTCGACCCCACCGGCGCAGGCGACAGCTTCGCAGGCGGCTTCTACGGCTACATCGCCTCGCAGGGCAAGCTCACGCCCGAGGTCTTCAAGACCGCCATGTTCTACGGCTCGGTCATGGGTTCCTTCGCGGTCGAGCGCTTCGGCACCGAGCGCCTCGAGAACACGACGAAGGCAGACATCGACGCCCGCTTCCAGCAGCTCCGCGAGCTCTCGCACCTTTAG
- a CDS encoding MgtC/SapB family protein: MQAETIQIPEAQHILLAGETARRLLLACALGGAIGVERELRRKMSGLRTNLLICMASALFTITSQVLAGTMTSDKSRIASNIVQGVGFLGAGLILHNKTRIHGLTSAATVFVIAAIGIACGTGMYVEACIATVLVLLALQLVGTLEYRIGWQRYTMVYEVRAELGETLPQEAVGAARATALAEASEDAKHRMITAVLRVMDRAGIRFAPDAVENFAGLERLTFPVLATRKVHEKLLADLRASDATDQVLVFRDLEDE; this comes from the coding sequence ATGCAGGCCGAGACAATCCAGATTCCGGAAGCGCAACACATACTGTTGGCGGGCGAAACCGCTCGTCGCCTGCTGCTCGCCTGTGCGCTGGGCGGAGCTATCGGCGTCGAGCGCGAACTACGCCGCAAGATGTCCGGCCTGCGCACGAACCTGCTGATCTGCATGGCCTCGGCGCTCTTCACCATCACCAGCCAGGTGCTCGCTGGCACGATGACGTCTGACAAGAGCCGCATCGCCTCCAACATCGTGCAGGGCGTCGGCTTCCTCGGCGCAGGCTTGATCCTGCACAACAAAACCCGCATCCACGGCCTCACAAGCGCAGCCACCGTCTTTGTCATCGCGGCCATCGGCATCGCCTGCGGCACCGGCATGTATGTCGAGGCCTGCATCGCAACCGTGCTTGTGTTGCTTGCGCTGCAACTGGTTGGAACGCTCGAGTACCGAATCGGCTGGCAGCGATACACCATGGTCTACGAGGTACGCGCTGAACTAGGCGAGACCCTGCCGCAAGAAGCCGTTGGCGCAGCTCGGGCCACGGCGCTGGCCGAGGCCAGCGAAGACGCAAAGCACCGGATGATTACTGCCGTACTGCGCGTGATGGACCGCGCTGGCATTCGCTTCGCGCCGGACGCCGTAGAGAACTTTGCCGGGCTTGAACGTCTGACGTTTCCCGTGCTGGCAACGCGTAAGGTGCACGAAAAGTTACTGGCCGATCTGCGCGCAAGTGACGCGACCGATCAGGTCCTGGTATTCCGAGATTTGGAGGATGAGTAA